The Phytohabitans houttuyneae genome has a segment encoding these proteins:
- a CDS encoding S8/S53 family peptidase has translation MAEKPAGKSRSIQQIQTDHAVRALGGADEVGVRRDGETGEIQYLYRKGCILVREEAVPHVRSILDRYEESVRGRRDYGDRDRDDRTDPPPARERDRIEQVVNGVRLVWLRGLETHDALDLVREGNEEFDIPGLGAGWAAPDHAVHIAGDAGHCPATEPEPIGPGGAPYPPMSADPAAGAGVKVVVVDTGLDTELTANPFWMRGVTGERDPLVRPGRVLDPYAGHGTFIAGLVRAMAPRAEVHVLSLFARGGATWESTLVQNLDRAVAAEYPDVISMSAGTRAYAGGLLAFKVWGEERLRHHKGIALVVAAGNDGDRTFFWPAAAPFTVSVGALGTDWRSRAEFSNFGGWVDVYAPGTDLVNAFPDGKFTYQEPPNIPPTLPQARVETFAGLAMWSGTSFSTPIVAGMIAARMSRTGENGRDAAAALLAQARAQAVPGVGAVLLP, from the coding sequence GTGGCTGAGAAGCCGGCAGGCAAGTCGAGATCGATTCAGCAGATACAGACCGACCACGCCGTGCGCGCGCTGGGGGGCGCGGACGAGGTTGGCGTGCGCCGGGACGGCGAGACGGGGGAGATCCAGTACCTGTACCGCAAGGGCTGCATCCTGGTCCGCGAGGAGGCGGTGCCGCACGTACGGTCCATTTTGGACCGGTACGAGGAGAGTGTGCGGGGCCGGCGTGACTACGGCGACCGGGACCGCGACGACCGCACCGACCCGCCGCCGGCCCGCGAGCGGGACCGCATCGAGCAGGTGGTCAACGGTGTCCGTCTCGTGTGGCTGCGCGGCCTGGAGACGCACGACGCGCTCGACCTGGTGCGGGAGGGCAACGAGGAGTTCGACATCCCGGGGCTCGGCGCGGGGTGGGCCGCTCCCGACCACGCCGTGCACATCGCCGGTGACGCGGGGCACTGCCCGGCGACCGAGCCGGAGCCGATCGGGCCGGGCGGCGCGCCGTACCCGCCGATGTCCGCCGACCCGGCGGCCGGCGCGGGCGTCAAGGTCGTCGTGGTCGACACCGGCCTCGACACCGAGCTGACCGCCAACCCGTTCTGGATGCGCGGGGTCACCGGCGAGCGCGACCCGCTGGTGCGGCCGGGGCGGGTGCTCGACCCGTACGCGGGGCACGGCACGTTCATCGCCGGGCTGGTGCGGGCGATGGCGCCGCGGGCCGAGGTGCACGTGCTGAGCCTCTTCGCGCGGGGCGGCGCCACCTGGGAGTCCACGCTCGTGCAGAACCTCGACCGGGCCGTCGCGGCCGAGTACCCGGACGTGATCAGCATGTCCGCCGGCACCCGGGCGTACGCGGGCGGGCTGCTGGCCTTCAAGGTCTGGGGTGAGGAGCGGCTGCGCCACCACAAGGGGATCGCGCTGGTCGTGGCCGCCGGCAACGACGGGGACCGGACGTTCTTCTGGCCGGCGGCCGCGCCGTTCACGGTGTCGGTGGGCGCGCTGGGCACCGACTGGCGCAGCCGGGCCGAGTTCAGCAACTTCGGCGGCTGGGTCGACGTGTACGCGCCCGGCACCGACCTGGTCAACGCGTTCCCGGACGGCAAGTTCACCTACCAGGAGCCGCCGAACATCCCGCCCACGCTGCCGCAGGCGCGGGTGGAGACGTTCGCCGGGCTGGCGATGTGGAGCGGCACGTCGTTCTCCACGCCGATCGTCGCCGGCATGATCGCCGCGCGGATGTCCCGCACCGGCGAAAACGGCCGGGACGCGGCGGCCGCGCTGCTCGCGCAGGCGCGCGCCCAGGCGGTGCCGGGAGTGGGCGCGGTCCTACTGCCGTAG